CCTTCCGTTTACATAGGCGCCGTCAATAAAGGGGTGACCCACAACCGTTCCATTTTCCCCGTTTATGGTGAGCACATTATTGATCCGTATCTCTTCGCCTTCAGGGGCTTCGATCTTTTCGAGCTTCACTTTCTTCCCCTCTTCAATTCTGTACTGCTTGCCGCCGCTTTCAATGATTGCATACATAACGTGCTCCTTACCTTTATTTGAAAAAAAGCTAAATATATTATGATAATCAGCGCGCAAAAGTCAACAGAATGTTGATCCACCGATTAATGATAGATGTCCGACTCGAATCAGCAGGGTCCGGTCTTACTGAAATGAACAACACGAACGGGAAGAGTGCGCCGATCCTGCTACCCCTTTTCTTATTGCGCGTGAGGGCCTTATTGTGGTATTTTTCAACACATGGATGAGTTTTATCGTATTTCAAGGCT
The window above is part of the Syntrophorhabdaceae bacterium genome. Proteins encoded here:
- the rplU gene encoding 50S ribosomal protein L21, which produces MYAIIESGGKQYRIEEGKKVKLEKIEAPEGEEIRINNVLTINGENGTVVGHPFIDGAYVNGRVVAQGRLRKVTIFKHKRRKDYKVKKGHRQFYTELLIEKIIMEA